A window of Macrotis lagotis isolate mMagLag1 chromosome X, bilby.v1.9.chrom.fasta, whole genome shotgun sequence contains these coding sequences:
- the LOC141499576 gene encoding 2'-5'-oligoadenylate synthase 1-like: MLEKQVWRTLSGFSVICYKCSGFLNQYSRTWYQSVPNHLVQTVESLLWHIPPKHLDRFIEEYLMPDTNSEMEIQNVIDRIASFLKEKCFQEVSEKSVQVTKVVKGGSSGNGTALRSCSDAHLVVFLSNLQSYGNLIGRCYREVIKEIKRRLEEWEQEQGWQFKIKFEVNKKPKPGVLSFRMTSKLNGHWFTLTGQMTPNFRPDPLVYIDLLSESRENGKLSTSFIELQKRFLEQRHSKLKCLILLVKHWYKMCKKKMKSLPPQYALELLTVYAWEHGSQETHFSTARGFRTVLYLIEKYQELLVYWTVNYAFDDTIGDYLRSKLKKPRPVILDPADATGDVGGGYRWCWDKLAQEAQRWASAPCFQNWDDSLVQPWDVQLEQAVKGRSGFSLPRYHTYSEEAFSFDHSIERATDCYYPQCKPGAQKEPYCIILSLFNQP; this comes from the exons TACAGACTGTGGAATCACTTCTCTGGCATATCCCACCCAAACACTTGGACCGGTTCATTGAAGAATATCTTATGCCTGATACCAATTCCGAGATGGAAATCCAAAATGTCATTGATAGGATCGCCTCCTTCCTAAAGGAGAAGTGTTTCCAAGAAGTTTCAGAGAAGTCAGTTCAAGTGACCAAGGTGGTGAAG GGAGGTTCATCTGGCAATGGCACAGCCTTGAGAAGCTGCTCTGATGCACATCTAGTGGTGTTTCTCAGCAATCTCCAAAGCTATGGGAACCTGATAGGCCGCTGCTACAGAGAGGTCATTAAAGAAATCAAGAGAAGGTTGGAAGAATGGGAGCAAGAGCAAGGGtggcaatttaaaataaaatttgaggtCAACAAAAAGCCCAAGCCTGGAGTGCTCAGCTTCAGAATGACTTCAAAACTGAATGGTCA CTGGTTCACCCTCACAGGTCAGATGACCCCAAACTTCAGACCTGATCCCCTAGTCTACATAGACCTTTTAAGTGAATccagagaaaatggaaaactctctACCTCCTTCATAGAACTACAGAAGCGCTTCCTTGAACAGCGCCATTCCAAGCTTAAATGCCTGATCCTATTGGTGAAACACTGGTACAAAATG tgcaaaaagaaaatgaaatcacttCCCCCTCAGTATGCCCTAGAGCTCCTGACTGTCTATGCTTGGGAACATGGGAGTCAGGAAACTCACTTCAGCACAGCCCGGGGCTTCCGGACCGTCTTGTATTTGATTGAGAAATATCAAGAGCTCCTGGTCTATTGGACTGTCAACTATGCCTTTGATGACACCATTGGAGATTATCTGAGGTCAAAATTGAAAAAACCCAG GCCAGTGATCCTGGACCCAGCTGATGCAACTGGTGATGTAGGGGGTGGATATCGATGGTGCTGGGACAAGCTGGCCCAGGAAGCTCAACGGTGGGCATCTGCCCCCTGCTTTCAAAACTGGGATGACAGCTTGGTCCAACCTTGGGATGTACAG CTGGAGCAGGCTGTGAAAGGAAGGAGTGGCTTTAGCCTGCCCAGGTATCACACTTACTCAGAAGAGGCCTTCTCCTTTGACCATTCAATAGAAAGAGCAACAGACTGCTATTACCCCCAATGTAAGCCTGGGGCCCAAAAGGAACCTTACTGTATAATTCTGAGTCTCTTTAATCAGCCCTGA